The window ATCTCATTAAATTCTTCTTTATCTATATATACAACTTCTATTCCTGCCCTTTCTAAAAGTTCGATTCCATCGTTTAAGCGATACTTTTCGGAGTACACAATTCTCTTTATGCCAGCTTGTATTATAAGTTTAGCACATTCGATACAAGGAGATGCAGTTACGTATAGAGTTGAGTTTTTACTGTTATTGTTAGAACAAGCTATTTTAGTTATAGCGTTTGCTTCGGCGTGAAGAACATAAGGTTTAGTAACACCCGAATCATCTTCACAGATATTTTCAAACCCAGCAGGGGTTCCGTTATATCCGTCAGAAATTATCATCTTATCTTTTACTATTAGAGCTCCAACTTGTCGGCGCTCACAATAAGAGTTTTCGGCCCATATTGTAGCCATTCTTAAGTATCGTATGTCTAAACGTTTTTGTTTCTTCATTGAATTATTCATATACAATGGATTTGAAGCGCAAATGTACGAATAAAAGAATAATCTTAGAAAGTATTACTCATTATTTATTTGCTGCATAAAGTAAACATCAGAAAATCCGTTAGATGTTTTTATCCAATCTTTTAATAATCCACTGTCTATGTAGCCAGCATTTGTAAATAACCTGCGACTGGGAGCGTTGCTTACAGGTATAAAGGCGTAAAGTTGTTTTAATAATAAAAAACGGAAAGCATATTCTTTCATTAACTCAAGTGCTTGCAGCCCAAAACCTTTATTTCTGTAGTCGGCATCTAAAAGAATACCTACTCCGGCTCTTAAGTTAAGAGGTTCAAAATCGTATAAATCGATAGTACCAATAGCTTTGTCGGAAGCTTTTTCTACAATCATAAGTCGTAGTTGTCTGGTTTGAAATATATCTTGAGTAGAACTTGATAGGTATTCACGTAAAGCAAACTTAGAGTAGGGGGTTAACGTAGAACCATAATTCCACAGAGATGAATCGTTTTCCCATTTATAAAGAGCGTCTAAGTCTTCCGGCTCCAATGCTCTTAACAAGATGTTTGTGTTTTCTAAAAGAGACATAATGATTATTTATTTAATGATATAATATTGTTAGAGATAATAATTTGTCCGCTATCAGACATAAAACGCAAAGCTTTAACAATTTGTTTTTCTGAATAGCTTAATTTTTCTTTCAGTATTTCAAAAGTAGTGCTTTCGGTTAAAGCTATTTTTATGTCTTTGATAATATTATCAAGTTCGGAGTTATGTTTCTTTTTAGCCAAGCAAACATCACAACAACCACATTCGGGAGCTTCTTTCTCTCCGAAGTATTCTAATAATAGTTTACTTCTACAAGTTGTTTCAGATGTTCCATAATCAATAACTCCTTTAATTCTGTCTGTTAAGCGTTGTTTTCTATCTTCGTAAACAGACTTAGGGATTTCAAGGTGCTTTAATTCTTGTCTTTCTCTTGTA of the Dysgonomonadaceae bacterium PH5-43 genome contains:
- a CDS encoding diamine N-acetyltransferase (product_source=KO:K00657; cath_funfam=3.40.630.30; cog=COG1670; ko=KO:K00657; pfam=PF13302; superfamily=55729), with amino-acid sequence MSLLENTNILLRALEPEDLDALYKWENDSSLWNYGSTLTPYSKFALREYLSSSTQDIFQTRQLRLMIVEKASDKAIGTIDLYDFEPLNLRAGVGILLDADYRNKGFGLQALELMKEYAFRFLLLKQLYAFIPVSNAPSRRLFTNAGYIDSGLLKDWIKTSNGFSDVYFMQQINNE
- a CDS encoding dCMP deaminase (product_source=KO:K01493; cath_funfam=3.40.140.10; cog=COG2131; ko=KO:K01493; pfam=PF00383; superfamily=53927), translating into MKKQKRLDIRYLRMATIWAENSYCERRQVGALIVKDKMIISDGYNGTPAGFENICEDDSGVTKPYVLHAEANAITKIACSNNNSKNSTLYVTASPCIECAKLIIQAGIKRIVYSEKYRLNDGIELLERAGIEVVYIDKEEFNEI